A DNA window from Seriola aureovittata isolate HTS-2021-v1 ecotype China chromosome 8, ASM2101889v1, whole genome shotgun sequence contains the following coding sequences:
- the LOC130173766 gene encoding uncharacterized protein LOC130173766: MIGQLAALVFLSTVYLIQTAEVPQQIPFTVVEVGGNVTLKCPLSDIEGKFFHWYKHAPGYMVQTVASGAYSKLTISEQFKNSRFSVTEGKSQYLLTIRNVTKEDEATYFCQNGTAYSQSFNIVIFLAVKDQKTQQKRIYVKQSPETASVQLGASMTLQCSLLYTDKESRAQCPGEHSVHWFRAGSGGFHPSIIYTHSNRSDEQEERSCVYSLSKTIQNSSDAGTYYCAVVTCGEILFGEGTKVETIPELDPVNIVLGGLLACCLTVIAVLIFFMSRGKVCEHCQGSMRASHVPGHNKLAVHQSTDPDGDADATNYVALAFSKRRGKREKKKIESPEECVYSAVKTEYHTSH; the protein is encoded by the exons ATGATTGGACAACTGGCTGCTTTGGTTTTTCTTAGTACAGTGT ATCTGATTCAAACTGCAGAGGTTCCTCAGCAGATTCCTTTCACTGTAGTTGAAGTTGGTGGGAATGTTACTTTAAAATGTCCACTCTCTGACATTGAAGGCAAATTCTTTCACTGGTATAAGCATGCTCCTGGATATATGGTTCAAACTGTTGCTTCAGGAGCTTATTCAAAGCTAACAATTAGTGAACAATTTAAAAACTCACGTTTCAGTGTCACAGAGGGCAAGTCTCAGTATCTTCTTACCATCAGAAATGTGACCAAAGAGGATGAAGCAACTTACTTTTGTCAAAATGGAACGGCGTATTCACAGAGCTTTAACATTGTCATCTTCTTGGCTGTGAAAG ATCAAAAAACTCAGCAGAAACGTATTTATGTGAAACAAAGTCCGGAGACAGCATCAGTTCAGCTGGGAGCCTCAATGACTCTCCAGTGTTCACTTCTCTACACGGACAAAGAGAGCAGAGCCCAGTGTCCAGGTGAACACAGTGTGCACTGGTTCAGAGCTGGATCAGGAGGATTTCATCCAAGCATCATTTACACTCACAGCAACAGGAGTGATGAACAAGAGGAAAGGAGCTGTGTCTACAGTTTGTCCAAAACTATACAGAACTCCTCTGATGCTGGGACTTACTACTGTGCTGTGGTCACATGTGGAGAGATCCTGTTTGGTGAAGGAACTAAAGTGGAGACAA TTCCAGAACTGGACCCAGTTAACATCGTGCTTGGAGGACTGTTGGCCTGCTGTTTGACTGTGATTGCTGTCCTGATTTTCTTCATGAGTCGAGGGAAAGTTTGTGAACATTGCCAAG GATCAATGCGTGCCTCTCATGTACCTGGACATAACAAGTTGGCAGTGCATCAATCAACTGACCCG GACGGTGATGCAGATGCAACAAACTACGTAGCACTGGCTTTCTCCAAacggagaggaaaaagagagaagaagaagatcgAGTCACCAGAGGAGTGTGTGTACTCTGCCGTGAAAACAGAGTATCACACGTCGCACTAA
- the LOC130173850 gene encoding signal-regulatory protein beta-2-like, producing the protein MLIVLCVALVFTFGQCRDDQNFVTKTVHVGEDVTLTCSRHEYHESGTLFWIRLVAGNLPEVLGATYTFASAYFNKTPRITAKQEPGTFVLHITRTELSDTAFYYCEKHVELQTTFLNSTFLRVKGPEPDITAVIQVPSSDPARLGDSVTLQCSVLSHSEKKTCSGDPSVYWFRGASDESYPSVIYAHGNSGDECERSPDAHSPQKCVYNFSMNITSSDAGTYYCAVATCGEILFGNGAKLEIEAANMWLFGNSQRANTVLLLLSAALALSFIVIALLTYIIKKSKYNCFNDSSADIQTNAATAIGDQQSHNTDGDSLVYSVPIFTRKASRSLMSGAKAVEGGSIYSNVRVLG; encoded by the exons ATGCTGATCGTACTTTGCGTAGCGCTTGTGTTCACATTTGGAC AATGCAGAGACGACCAAAACTTTGTGACAAAAACTGTTCATGTTGGTGAAGATGTAACTCTAACATGTAGCCGTCATGAATATCATGAGTCAGGAACCTTATTTTGGATCAGACTTGTTGCTGGAAACTTGCCTGAAGTCTTAGGAGCCACTTACACTTTTGCTAGTGCCTACTTCAATAAGACTCCTCGAATCACAGCAAAACAAGAGCCCGGAACGTTTGTTCTTCATATTACCAGAACAGAGCTGAGTGATACTGCCTTTTACTACtgtgaaaaacatgttgaactaCAAACAACATTTCTGAATAGTACTTTTCTGAGAGTCAAAG gaccagaaccagataTCACTGCCGTCATTCAAGTCCCTTCATCTGATCCAGCCCGGCTAGGAGACTCAGTGACCTTGCAGTGTTCAGTCCTCTCCCACTCTGAGAAGAAAACATGTTCAGGTGATCCCAGTGTGTACTGGTTCAGAGGCGCATCAGATGAGTCTTATCCCAGTGTCATTTACGCACATGGAAACAGTGGTGATGAATGTGAGAGGAGCCCTGATGCCCACTCTCCTCAGAAATGTGTCTATAACTTCTCCATGAACATCACCTCCTCTGATGCTGGGACTTATTACTGTGCTGTGGCCACATGTGGGGAGATATTATTTGGGAATGGTGCAAAACTGGAAATTGAAG CAGCCAACATGTGGCTATTTGGCAATTCTCAGAGGGCAAATACAGTTTTGCTTCTACTGTCTGCTGCTTTGGCTCTAAGTTTTATCGTCATAGCCTTACTAACTTACATCATCAAGAAAAGCAAGTATAATTGTTtcaatg ATTCTTCTGCTGACATTCAAACTAATGCTGCAACAGCCATTGGTGATCAACAAAGTCACAAT acagatggagactcATTGGTTTATTCTGTGCCAATTTTTACAAGGAAAGCTAGCCGAAGTTTAATGAGTGGTGCAAAAGCAGTCGAGGGAGGGAGCATTTACTCGAATGTCAGGGTTTTGGGCTAG
- the LOC130173739 gene encoding uncharacterized protein LOC130173739: MILPRDLSMILLWITLLLHQGYALISVTTVQLGEPVTFTCSFPQSEHSNIRVKWYKQSIGDTLTLITSLMKATANPTFEEGFSPSRFQIKHTTISSNLIILRTIQEDEGLYHCAVTTWSKDQWTGAYLSLKENTKRMSDYTVVQRPTVPVYPGDTVTLQCSVISHSEKPSCPGDHSVHWFGVSPDQSFPNIIYAYGNGPDECGKKPDARSPTKSCVYNFSKNVSSSDAGTYYCAVATCGEILFGNGTKVEIEGTSLWSFGVLLRDSMILLLLCAVLAISLIVVAFLIYAVKKSKCDYCNAAVSLKENIAKRNLKRDEDKWIYSAVVFTMIKTGSGGTRDAKTKGRERTYAAVKAFGLD; encoded by the exons ATGATCCTACCAAGAGACCTCAGCATGATTCTTTTATGGATTACTCTGCTTCTCCATCAAGGAT atgCGCTGATCTCAGTGACAACAGTTCAGCTTGGTGAACCTGTAACCTTCACATGTTCCTTCCCTCAATCAGAGCATAGCAATATAAGAGTCAAATGGTACAAACAGAGTATTGGTGATACCCTTACGTTAATTACCTCGCTAATGAAAGCTACCGCAAATCCTACATTTGAAGAAGGGTTTAGTCCCTCAcgatttcaaataaaacataccACCATCTCCAGTAATCTGATCATTCTGAGGACAATCCAAGAAGATGAGGGACTGTATCACTGTGCAGTTACTACGTGGAGTAAGGATCAGTGGACTGGCGCGTATTTGTCTTTAAAAG AAAACACCAAGAGGATGTCAGACTACACTGTTGTTCAAAGGCCGACAGTTCCAGTTTATCCAGGAGACACAGTGACTCTTCAGTGTTCAGTCATCTCTCACTCAGAGAAACCCTCCTGTCCGGGTGATCACAGTGTGCACTGGTTTGGAGTCAGTCCAGATCAATCTTTTCCAAATATAATTTATGCTTACGGAAATGGACCTGATGAATGTGGCAAGAAACCTGATGCACGTTCTCCGACGAAGAGCTGTGTTTATAACTTCTCTAAGAACGTCAGCTCCTCTGATGCTGGGACTTACTACTGCGCTGTGGCCACGTGTGGAGAGATTTTATTTGGAAATGGAACAAAAGTGGAGATTGAAG GAACCAGCTTGTGGTCCTTCGGTGTTTTACTGAGGGACAGTATGATTCTGCTTCTGCTGTGTGCTGTCTTGGCTATAAGTCTGATTGTTGTAGCCTTCCTCATTTATGCCGTGAAGAAAAGCAAGTGTGATTATTGCAACG ctgctgtttccctTAAAGAAAATATTGCAAAAAGGAATTTAAAG AGAGATGAGGACAAGTGGATTTACTCAGCTGTTGTCTTTACCATGATAAAAACTGGGAGCGGTGGAACGAGAGATGCAAAAAcaaagggcagagagagaacGTACGCTGCTGTCAAGGCTTTTGGGTTGGATTAG